A single region of the Triticum dicoccoides isolate Atlit2015 ecotype Zavitan chromosome 2B, WEW_v2.0, whole genome shotgun sequence genome encodes:
- the LOC119368464 gene encoding cyanidin 3-O-rutinoside 5-O-glucosyltransferase-like yields the protein MATDEQHQRHSRNGGVHTGHHFLIVAYGVQSHLNPCRVLAHRLARIHGVDGSGPVLATVSLPVSAHRRMFPSSRDVDNKDAASATDGVVSYAPYSNGLDDGSMARDGEARARSRQATFESLSAVVATLTARGRPVTCVVCSMVLPAALDVAREHAIPLAVYWIQPATVLAAYYHYFHGHGHLVASHAADPAYEVSLPGLPRPLRIRDFPSFLVDTTGSELAKVFNEAAGELFERLGDHGCTKVLVNTFDELEPAALAAMKEHLDVFAVGPVIGSSSAEPRIHLFSHAGADVKRYMEWLGAQAARSVVYVSFGSVWTYSEKQMEEIASGLRRCGRPYLLVVRNDGRQEDVSRSLDDLVQEGLGMVVEWCDQPKVLSHPSVGCFVTHCGWNSTLEAMALGVPVVAAPSLFDQPTNAFLIEEEWASGVRGERNSEGVFTGEELARCVELLMGHGPRAIEIRERVEALKGMAQEAAASGGPAERSLRSFVMAAGSSDEACRNTPPNLSKSIKSMHAGVDQLALSIGRS from the coding sequence ATGGCCACGGACGAACAGCACCAGCGACACAGCCGCAACGGCGGCGTGCACACCGGCCACCACTTCCTCATCGTGGCCTACGGCGTCCAGAGCCACCTCAACCCGTGCCGCGTCCTCGCGCACCGCCTCGCGCGCATCCACGGCGTCGACGGCTCCGGGCCCGTCCTCGCCACGGTCTCCCTCCCGGTCTCCGCTCACCGCCGCATGTTCCCTTCTTCCCGAGACGTCGACAACAAGGATGCCGCCAGCGCCACCGACGGCGTCGTCTCTTACGCTCCATACTCCAACGGCCTCGACGACGGCTCCATGGCCAGAGACGGCGAGGCCAGGGCGCGCAGCCGCCAGGCGACCTTTGAGAGCCTGTCAGCCGTCGTCGCCACCCTCACCGCACGTGGCCGGCCCGTCACGTGCGTCGTTTGCAGCATGGTTCTCCCCGCGGCGCTGGACGTCGCGCGTGAGCACGCCATCCCGCTGGCCGTGTACTGGATCCAGCCGGCCACCGTGCTCGCAGCGTACTACCACTACTTCCACGGCCACGGCCACCTCGTCGCGTCCCACGCCGCCGACCCCGCGTACGAGGTGTCCCTGCCCGGACTGCCCCGCCCGCTCCGGATCCGCGACTTCCCGTCCTTTCTCGTCGACACCACGGGTAGCGAGCTggccaaggtcttcaacgaagcggCCGGAGAACTGTTCGAGCGCTTGGGCGATCACGGCTGCACCAAGGTTCTCGTGAACACTTTCGACGAGCTGGAGCCGGCAGCGCTGGCAGCCATGAAGGAGCACCTAGACGTGTTCGCCGTCGGGCCGGTGATCGGGTCCTCCTCGGCCGAGCCGCGCATCCACCTGTTCAGCCACGCCGGCGCCGACGTGAAGAGGTACATGGAGTGGCTGGGCGCGCAGGCGGCGAGGTCGGTGGTGTACGTTTCGTTCGGGAGCGTATGGACGTACAGCGAAAAGCAGATGGAGGAGATTGCCAGCGGGCTGCGGCGGTGCGGGCGGCCGTACCTGCTCGTCGTGCGCAACGACGGGCGGCAGGAGGACGTGAGCCGGAGCCTGGATGACCTCGTGCAGGAGGGGCTGGGCATGGTGGTGGAGTGGTGCGACCAACCCAAGGTCCTGTCGCACCCGTCCGTGGGATGCTTTGTCACGCACTGCGGCTGGAACTCGACGCTGGAGGCCATGGCCCTCGGCGTGCCGGTCGTCGCTGCGCCAAGCTTGTTCGACCAGCCGACGAACGCGTTCTTGATAGAGGAGGAGTGGGCTTCCGGCGTCAGAGGGGAACGCAACAGCGAGGGCGTCTTCACCGGGGAGGAGCTCGCGAGGTGCGTGGAGCTGCTCATGGGTCATGGCCCGAGGGCTATTGAGATCAGGGAAAGAGTAGAGGCTCTGAAAGGGATGGCGCAAGAGGCCGCGGCTTCGGGCGGGCCGGCGGAGCGGAGCCTCCGAAGCTTTGTCATGGCGGCCGGTTCGTCGGATGAAGCTTGCAGGAATACACCACCAAATCTGTCCAAATCGATTAAGTCGATGCATGCTGGAGTGGATCAGCTAGCTCTCTCGATCGGTCGgagttaa